CCGCGGAAGCAGTCTGGATTGCTTCGTCGCTTCAGCGCAAAATTGCTTCGCAATTTGTTGCGAGCTCCTCGCAATGACGGGTCCATCTATCGCACCGGCACGCCGCTCCTGCGCCTTGGCTCGATCAGCTCCGGCCGTCGACCGGACAGGCGCTTGTGCATGTGGACCATGAAGGCCATGCCGAAGATCGGCGTCGCCAGATTGACGATCGGGATCGAGACGAAGGCGGCGATGATCAGGCCGGCGGCGAAGATCGTCGCCGCGTTGTCGCGCCGCATCGCCTTGGCTTCCTCCGGCGAGCGGAACCGCATCGCGGCAAGCTCGAAATATTCGCGGCCCAGAAGCCACGCGGTGGCGAGGAAGAAGATCAAAAAGCCGGCGCCCGCCAGGAACACGAAGGGCAGCACGATCAGATAGACCAGGATGGTCAGCAGCGCCGTCTTGACGCCCTCGTGGATGGCCATCGTGAACGGCAGCGCAACGCCGGGCCGCTCGGCCGGATAGTGCTCGCGCTCGACGTGATCGGCGACCTCGTCGACGAACAGGCTCGCCACCAGCGAGGTGATCGCGGGCATCAACAGGATTCCGCCGAACACCACGCCAAGGCCGGCGGCGATCGAGACGATCCAGGACAGCACTTCCAGCGCGGAGTGCCAGCCGGGGCCGAGCAGCCCCTCGAGCCAGACTTCGCCATAGGTGGCAAACCAGC
This genomic interval from Bradyrhizobium sp. CB82 contains the following:
- a CDS encoding sulfate transporter family protein; its protein translation is MLDAAVKALSQIISPPMRSILWRSIGVALVLITVLAIGLQRLLSWFATYGEVWLEGLLGPGWHSALEVLSWIVSIAAGLGVVFGGILLMPAITSLVASLFVDEVADHVEREHYPAERPGVALPFTMAIHEGVKTALLTILVYLIVLPFVFLAGAGFLIFFLATAWLLGREYFELAAMRFRSPEEAKAMRRDNAATIFAAGLIIAAFVSIPIVNLATPIFGMAFMVHMHKRLSGRRPELIEPRRRSGVPVR